A window from Pseudooceanicola algae encodes these proteins:
- a CDS encoding aspartate dehydrogenase → MHLGLIGYGNIAATLLKILDAQGQLPARVSVLARPGRAEAARAAFAFPVEIFEEVADFLAARPDYVVEAATHAAVKGPVLETLRAGVPVLVVSIGALADADTEAAIREAATAGKTQAHLSNGAVGGIDMLAAARLSGIDSVAYTSRKPPQAWAGTPADGLLDLAALTEATTFYEGTARQAATDYPKNANVAATIALAGAGWQATTVRMVADPSVSANIHEFTVRSGALDFTVTLEGKPSPDNPKTSVSTVYALARAVLNQTSPLTL, encoded by the coding sequence ATGCATCTTGGACTGATCGGTTACGGCAATATCGCGGCCACCCTGTTGAAGATCCTCGACGCGCAGGGGCAATTGCCTGCGCGCGTCTCGGTCCTGGCCCGTCCGGGTCGGGCAGAGGCCGCGCGCGCCGCCTTCGCCTTTCCGGTGGAGATCTTCGAGGAAGTCGCGGATTTCCTGGCCGCCAGGCCCGACTACGTTGTCGAGGCCGCGACCCATGCCGCGGTGAAGGGCCCCGTTCTTGAAACCTTGCGCGCGGGGGTCCCGGTGCTGGTCGTCTCCATCGGCGCGCTTGCCGACGCGGACACAGAGGCGGCGATCCGCGAGGCTGCCACCGCCGGCAAGACGCAGGCGCATCTGTCCAACGGCGCCGTGGGGGGCATCGACATGCTGGCCGCCGCCCGGCTTTCGGGTATCGACAGCGTCGCCTATACATCGCGCAAACCGCCGCAGGCCTGGGCGGGCACCCCCGCCGACGGGCTGCTGGATCTGGCCGCGCTGACCGAGGCCACGACCTTCTACGAAGGCACGGCCCGGCAGGCGGCGACGGACTACCCCAAGAACGCCAACGTGGCAGCCACCATCGCCCTTGCGGGCGCGGGCTGGCAGGCCACCACGGTGCGCATGGTCGCGGACCCCTCGGTCTCGGCCAATATCCACGAATTCACGGTGCGCTCCGGCGCGCTGGATTTCACGGTGACACTGGAAGGCAAACCTTCGCCCGACAACCCCAAGACCAGCGTTTCCACGGTTTATGCGCTGGCACGGGCGGTGCTGAACCAGACCTCGCCGCTGACACTCTAG
- a CDS encoding SDR family oxidoreductase, whose amino-acid sequence MTLQNRNILVTGAGGGLGRDIVLACGRAGAHVILSDFNEETVQASLAALQAAGGSGEVRLADLSDPESIAALGAGLDGPLHGLINNGAIATGIGGIGYRDIEIETWDRVMQVNVRGTWLMIRACADALIASGSGRVVNLASDTALWGAQNLLAYTSSKGAVMAMTRSLAREMGPDGVGLTTIAPGILTTESTDYVPEARHTHYETGRAVPGKQGTGEVAEVAAFLVSEPAITLTGQTLPVDHGFVFN is encoded by the coding sequence ATGACACTGCAGAACCGCAACATCCTTGTCACCGGGGCCGGGGGCGGCCTTGGCCGCGACATCGTGCTGGCCTGTGGCCGGGCCGGGGCCCATGTGATCCTGTCTGATTTCAACGAAGAGACGGTGCAGGCCTCGCTTGCCGCCCTGCAAGCGGCGGGTGGCAGCGGAGAGGTCCGTCTGGCAGACCTCAGCGACCCGGAGTCCATCGCTGCGCTTGGCGCGGGGCTGGACGGGCCGCTGCATGGTCTGATCAACAACGGCGCGATTGCCACCGGGATTGGCGGCATCGGTTACCGCGATATCGAGATCGAGACCTGGGATCGTGTCATGCAGGTCAACGTGCGCGGAACCTGGCTGATGATCCGCGCCTGTGCCGATGCGCTGATCGCCTCCGGGTCCGGCCGGGTGGTGAACCTGGCCTCGGATACCGCCCTTTGGGGGGCGCAGAACCTGCTGGCCTATACCAGTTCCAAGGGGGCCGTCATGGCGATGACCCGCAGCCTGGCGCGGGAAATGGGCCCCGATGGCGTCGGTCTGACCACCATCGCGCCCGGCATCCTGACCACCGAAAGCACCGACTACGTGCCCGAGGCGCGCCATACCCACTACGAGACCGGCCGCGCCGTGCCGGGCAAGCAGGGCACGGGCGAGGTGGCCGAGGTCGCTGCCTTCCTGGTGTCCGAACCCGCCATCACGCTTACTGGTCAGACGCTACCCGTCGACCACGGC
- a CDS encoding aldehyde dehydrogenase has protein sequence MKDLTTELPDGRLFIGGEWETGTGAEITSTYPHDGSFNLSFKGASRADGEKAIARAKAAQADPAWANLLPHERARMLHAIADGIEANIERISYVQSRDTGKTRGETRALAGSAVGTFRYFAAVLETSDDDLTVQRATALTASIHEPIGVVAAITPWNSPIASDAQKVAPALAAGNAVIIKPSSWSPMVSLVLAEICEEVGLPKGLLSVLPGAGREIGNLLVEHCDIGRVAFTGGTVTGRRLAAQAGEKLMPVSLELGGKSPTIVFEDHDRDLTIAGILFGIFSSSGQSCIAGSRLFVQKAIYDDFLADLVKATEKLVVGAPDDPATQVAPMICAEHRDSVEKYIALAQEEGGKVLCGGTRPEGEAFAKGSYLKPTIIAGLTNDAQVCREEIFGPVLVVLPFEDEAEVIAQSNDNDYGLACGIWTKDFPRAWRLARAIKAGTVWINTYKQFSISTPFGGDGASGMGREKGREGLRAWQRQKGIYADLTGNPHPWARVGQ, from the coding sequence ATGAAAGACCTGACCACAGAGCTTCCCGACGGCCGCCTTTTCATCGGCGGAGAATGGGAGACGGGCACCGGGGCGGAAATCACCTCGACCTATCCGCATGACGGTTCCTTCAACCTCAGCTTCAAGGGCGCGTCCCGTGCCGATGGCGAAAAGGCCATCGCGCGGGCCAAGGCCGCGCAGGCCGATCCCGCATGGGCCAACCTGCTGCCGCATGAGCGCGCCCGGATGCTGCACGCGATCGCCGACGGAATCGAGGCGAACATCGAGCGGATCTCCTACGTCCAGTCGCGCGACACCGGCAAGACACGCGGTGAAACCCGCGCGCTGGCAGGCTCTGCCGTTGGTACTTTCCGCTATTTCGCCGCGGTGCTGGAAACCTCGGACGACGATTTGACGGTGCAGCGCGCCACGGCGCTGACGGCCTCGATCCATGAACCCATCGGCGTCGTCGCGGCGATCACGCCTTGGAATTCGCCTATCGCGTCCGACGCCCAGAAGGTCGCGCCTGCGCTCGCCGCCGGCAACGCGGTCATCATCAAGCCCTCCAGCTGGTCGCCCATGGTCTCGCTTGTCCTCGCGGAAATCTGCGAAGAGGTCGGCCTGCCCAAGGGCCTTCTGTCCGTCCTGCCCGGCGCGGGGCGCGAGATCGGCAACCTGCTGGTCGAACACTGCGACATCGGGCGCGTCGCCTTTACCGGCGGCACGGTGACCGGGCGGCGGCTGGCAGCCCAGGCGGGCGAAAAGCTGATGCCTGTTTCGCTGGAACTGGGCGGGAAATCCCCGACCATCGTCTTTGAAGACCACGACCGGGACCTGACGATCGCGGGCATCCTTTTCGGCATCTTCTCGTCTTCGGGTCAAAGCTGCATCGCGGGCTCGCGCCTGTTCGTGCAGAAGGCGATCTATGACGACTTCCTTGCCGACCTGGTGAAGGCCACCGAAAAGCTGGTCGTCGGCGCGCCCGACGATCCCGCCACGCAGGTCGCCCCGATGATCTGCGCCGAACACCGCGACAGCGTGGAAAAATACATCGCGCTGGCACAGGAAGAGGGCGGCAAGGTCCTTTGCGGCGGCACCCGACCGGAAGGCGAGGCCTTCGCCAAGGGTTCCTACCTGAAGCCCACGATCATCGCCGGCCTGACCAACGACGCGCAGGTCTGCCGCGAAGAGATCTTCGGCCCGGTGCTGGTCGTCCTGCCGTTCGAGGACGAGGCCGAGGTGATCGCCCAGTCCAACGACAACGATTACGGTCTTGCTTGCGGCATCTGGACGAAGGACTTCCCCCGCGCCTGGCGTCTGGCCCGCGCGATCAAGGCCGGCACGGTCTGGATCAACACCTACAAGCAGTTCTCGATCTCGACCCCCTTCGGCGGCGACGGAGCCTCGGGCATGGGGCGTGAAAAGGGCCGCGAGGGGCTGCGTGCCTGGCAGCGGCAAAAGGGCATCTATGCGGACCTGACGGGCAATCCGCATCCATGGGCGAGGGTTGGCCAATGA